A section of the Citrus sinensis cultivar Valencia sweet orange chromosome 8, DVS_A1.0, whole genome shotgun sequence genome encodes:
- the LOC102615842 gene encoding uncharacterized protein LOC102615842, protein MGAACCVAARDKTITSSTSADILHRNIRYSPTWSFRWDHRGRVAGEETAVAWFPDGISRNDQSDIKYESAYASEEGSPLDSFPRHTGQKSPVSEGTAAGNVRTPTSDHSLSRNISMDVNLEQVKESTDSQEVSHPSPAKLSLSLPSTSSLTSSPLSSQSHLYPASSTTAKWPRHSPGHPLLRQASDSRIPGLKSVNGYSVREERPVIPSWSNESTVGSGVGSSDGWSMNAFSELMATSHKERWSFDSESLGFNHEKIARSCSRVSASSSVDMQTCGVCSKLLSELCVVAVLTCGHLYHADCLENITAEINKYDPACPVCTLGEKKTHKLSERALKSEMESKARNNKRWKNRIVDSNLDSNSVVLDRHKGSWNEGKGPKMASSSSLKSSSGKPFLKRHFSFGSKGSRSLSENHSTWKKGFFWPKSSRT, encoded by the exons ATGGGGGCTGCTTGTTGTGTTGCTGCTAGAGACAAGACAATAACTAGTTCAACAAGTGCTGATATTTTGCATAGAAATATTCGGTATTCACCAACGTGGAGCTTTCGATGGGACCACCGAGGACGGGTCGCAGGTGAAGAGACTGCTGTAGCTTGGTTTCCAGATGGAATTAGTCGGAATGATCAATCAGATATTAAATATGAATCAGCATATGCATCAGAGGAAGGTAGCCCATTAGACAGTTTTCCTAGGCATACGGGGCAAAAGTCGCCTGTTTCTGAAGGAACCGCTGCTGGGAATGTCAGAACTCCTACTTCAG ATCATTCTCTTTCAAGGAATATCTCTATGGATGTGAATTTGGAACAG GTCAAGGAGTCAACAGATTCCCAAGAAGTTTCACACCCCTCTCCTGCAAAGTTATCATTATCACTGCCTTCAACTTCATCCTTGACGTCATCCCCTTTATCATCACAAAGTCACTTGTATCCCGCCAGTTCAACCACAGCAAAATGGCCTCGCCACTCTCCTGGACATCCACTTCTACGACAAGCATCTGATAGCCGGATTCCAGGATTGAAGTCAGTTAATGGATACTCAGTTAGGGAAGAAAGGCCTGTTATCCCTTCCTGGAGCAATGAATCAACTGTGGGCTCTGGTGTCGGGTCTTCAGATGGTTGGTCAATGAATGCCTTCTCTGAGCTCATGGCTACTTCTCACAAGGAAAGGTGGTCGTTTGATAGCGAGTCCTTGGGCTTTAATCATGAGAAGATTGCCAGATCCTGTAGTCGAGTCTCAGCTTCTTCTTCTGTCGATATGCAAACATGTGGAGTTTGCTCTAAGTTGTTGTCTGAGCTTTGTGTAGTTGCAGTTCTAACTTGTGGCCATCTTTATCATGCTGACTGTTTGGAAAACATAACTGCTGAAATTAATAAGTATGACCCTGCATGCCCTGTTTGTACTTTGGGGGAGAAAAAAACCCATAAGTTGTCAGAAAGAGCATTGAAATCAGAAATGGAATCGAAGGCTAGAAATAACAAGAGATGGAAGAATCGCATTGTGGATAGCAATCTTGACAGCAATTCTGTTGTGTTGGATCGCCATAAAGGCAGTTGGAATGAAGGTAAGGGTCCCAAGATGGCTTCCAGTTCCAGCCTTAAAAGTTCTTCAGGAAAGCCTTTCTTGAAGCGGCACTTTTCATTTGGATCAAAGGGGAGCAGATCCTTATCAGAAAATCATTCGACGTGGAAGAAGGGGTTCTTCTGGCCCAAATCTAGTAGGACATGA